A stretch of the Planktothricoides raciborskii GIHE-MW2 genome encodes the following:
- a CDS encoding TIR domain-containing protein, translating into MSELYHAFISYGRADSKEFAIKLYNCLTNLGFNIWFDQHDIPLAVDFQNQIDDGIAKADNFLFIISPHAVNSSYCQKEINLALKYHKRIIPLLHVEQITQETWQSRNPQGTEAEWQDYQAKWLHSSFVNMPPEIAKINWVYFRENIDSFDESLGGLIQVFDTHRNYVRQHTKFLADALNWQENHQQTRYLLIGEQRQAAEQWLDRKFVDEPAPCQPTDLHCEYICESIKNANNLMTQVFIGYADSDRDIMEHLTRTLRREKITVWQNTRDIKTGADFQEEIKRGIVGADNLVYLISPDSLASQYCHSEIELALSYQKRIICLMVQPIEVKTIPETLRSLQFIELTDWQNYEIYQKQSNELIKQLREESAYYQDHKLLLAKALKWQEQNRNPSILLRGYNLQHFQAWLKLGKTRDRYQPIPLQGEFIEVSSQYQFSYLEVFISYSRTDSDLARKINDALQSQGKFTWFDQESIAAGTDFQQEIYRGIENSDNLLFIISPSSVNSPYCAAEVEYAQKLNKRFVTILYRPVDPETLHPVLAKVQWIDFNQHGGDFYANFSELVRTLDTDRDHLRSHTKWSQRALEWQEKGKSADLLLRGSELSVAEDWLQESQQEHKQPPVTDLQQEYIAKSQAAREAGIKQEKQRVLILRTLLGGVSVALVAAIALGLKANKLATEATIKADAILARNLIRANPLEALISAIEITGRSEAKLGQVLPIAQSSLSATVHAIRERDRLKGHTANINSVVMTLDGKKIVSASGDKTIRIWDNSGEKLAVLTGHKNYIFSVAITPDDQKIVSGSGDSTIRVWDIISGKQLAVLKGHHGNIFAVAITPDGQNIVSASWDKTIRIWDINSGQQLAVLNGHENGVIAVAITPDGQNIVSASWDNTIRIWDLVSGSELKVLKGHDSGVISVAITPDGQNIVSGSWDNTIRVWNMAGEPLKVLKGHLDRVWSVKITPDGQKIVSGSGDKTIKVWSLSGEELAEYKGHESGVLSIGISPDGKTIISASDDRTIRLWDMSAQEPKILGIHDSYVISVAISPDGQKIVSGSADKTIRLWDISQDKLTVFKGHELTINSVAITPDGQKIVSGSDDQTIRLWDMSGKQLAVLKGHQSGVISVAISPDGKQIVSGSSDNTIRLWDISGKDLAVFEGHEGAVVSVAISPDGKQIVSGSDDGTVRLWSISGEQLAVFTGHESGVYSVAISPDGQKIVSGSLDNKIRIWNLAGQPLAILKGHENYVRFVAITPDGQHIVSASQDNTIRVWNLAGEEVGILQGHEGGVNAVAITSDGQNIISGSDDKTILLWRGSWSGWLATGCDRLRLHPVFLETAFNRPNVESIRLDFSQKSETENIPLAAVKTCQEQVWNKQQTADFYVQQGLLIARSTGDFASAKKQFKQAQQLDPEFYSALEFNPETKAKQIVVLMLLQDAENRAQQADLPGAIAKFNRAKNIDPALPFDPETKAKQIVAATWMAQAAASIRQGDLELAWKHYQQARELDPELAKATVWDLNTICWYGTLQGYVTQAIAACEIAVKREPNHGGMRDSRGVARVLTGNYAGAISDFEAFINWSDNEVEKNQRQGWVDALRQGKNPLTEDVIKELLLESH; encoded by the coding sequence ATGTCTGAATTGTACCATGCCTTTATTTCCTATGGCCGCGCCGATAGCAAAGAATTTGCCATCAAACTTTACAATTGCCTCACAAACCTTGGCTTTAATATCTGGTTTGACCAACATGATATCCCCTTGGCGGTAGATTTTCAAAATCAAATCGATGATGGCATTGCCAAAGCGGATAATTTTCTGTTTATTATTTCCCCCCATGCGGTGAATTCCTCCTATTGCCAGAAAGAGATTAATCTGGCATTAAAATACCATAAGCGGATAATTCCCTTACTGCACGTGGAACAAATTACCCAAGAAACTTGGCAAAGCAGAAATCCCCAGGGTACTGAAGCCGAATGGCAAGATTATCAAGCTAAATGGTTACATTCTAGCTTTGTCAATATGCCCCCAGAGATTGCAAAAATTAACTGGGTTTACTTTCGGGAAAATATTGATAGTTTTGATGAGTCTTTAGGCGGGTTAATCCAAGTCTTTGATACCCATAGAAATTATGTTAGACAGCACACTAAGTTTTTGGCTGATGCTCTAAATTGGCAAGAAAATCACCAGCAAACTCGATATTTGTTGATTGGCGAACAAAGGCAAGCGGCAGAACAATGGTTAGACCGAAAATTCGTGGATGAACCTGCTCCTTGTCAACCCACTGATTTACACTGCGAATATATTTGTGAAAGCATCAAGAATGCGAATAACTTGATGACCCAAGTATTTATCGGGTATGCAGACTCAGACCGGGACATTATGGAACATCTGACTCGGACTTTGCGCCGAGAAAAAATTACGGTTTGGCAAAATACCAGAGATATTAAAACTGGTGCAGATTTTCAAGAAGAAATTAAGCGAGGGATTGTTGGGGCAGATAACTTAGTTTATCTAATTTCTCCAGATTCTCTCGCTTCTCAATATTGTCACTCAGAAATTGAGTTGGCTTTGTCCTACCAAAAGCGGATTATTTGTTTAATGGTTCAGCCTATAGAAGTTAAAACGATTCCTGAAACATTGCGATCGCTTCAATTTATCGAGTTAACCGATTGGCAAAATTATGAAATTTATCAGAAACAAAGCAATGAATTAATTAAACAACTCCGAGAAGAATCCGCTTATTATCAAGACCATAAACTTCTCCTGGCTAAAGCCTTAAAATGGCAAGAACAAAACCGCAACCCTAGCATTTTGTTGCGGGGATATAACTTACAGCATTTTCAGGCATGGCTGAAACTAGGAAAAACCCGTGATCGATATCAGCCAATTCCTTTACAAGGGGAATTTATTGAGGTCAGCAGTCAGTATCAGTTCAGTTATTTAGAAGTTTTCATCTCTTATTCTCGCACCGATTCCGACCTAGCTAGAAAAATTAATGATGCACTCCAATCTCAAGGAAAATTTACCTGGTTTGACCAGGAAAGTATTGCCGCTGGGACAGATTTTCAGCAAGAAATCTATCGGGGCATTGAAAATTCTGATAACCTCTTATTTATTATTTCTCCTAGTTCGGTGAATTCCCCCTATTGTGCGGCGGAAGTGGAATATGCCCAAAAATTAAATAAGCGATTTGTCACTATATTATATCGTCCCGTTGACCCAGAAACTTTGCATCCCGTTTTGGCGAAAGTGCAGTGGATTGACTTTAATCAGCATGGGGGCGATTTTTATGCCAATTTTAGTGAGTTAGTCAGAACTTTAGACACGGATAGAGACCATCTAAGAAGTCATACGAAGTGGTCGCAACGAGCTTTGGAATGGCAGGAAAAAGGGAAAAGTGCAGATTTATTATTGCGGGGTAGCGAGTTAAGTGTTGCTGAAGATTGGTTGCAGGAAAGTCAACAAGAACATAAGCAGCCTCCGGTGACGGATTTGCAACAGGAATATATTGCGAAAAGTCAAGCCGCGAGAGAAGCTGGGATTAAGCAAGAAAAGCAACGAGTTTTGATTTTAAGAACCCTACTTGGTGGAGTTAGCGTGGCATTGGTGGCGGCGATCGCCCTGGGGTTAAAGGCGAATAAATTGGCCACAGAAGCGACGATTAAAGCTGATGCAATTTTAGCCCGAAATTTGATTAGAGCAAATCCCCTAGAAGCTTTAATTTCCGCCATTGAAATCACCGGCAGAAGTGAAGCAAAATTAGGCCAAGTTTTGCCGATCGCTCAATCTAGTTTATCCGCCACCGTCCACGCAATTCGAGAACGCGATCGCCTCAAAGGACATACCGCTAATATTAATTCAGTGGTGATGACTCTAGACGGTAAAAAAATTGTTTCTGCCAGTGGAGATAAAACCATTAGAATCTGGGATAATTCGGGAGAAAAATTAGCGGTATTAACCGGCCATAAAAATTATATTTTCTCCGTGGCTATTACCCCAGACGATCAAAAAATTGTTTCCGGTAGTGGGGACAGTACGATTCGCGTCTGGGATATTATTTCCGGGAAACAATTAGCCGTTTTAAAAGGACATCATGGGAACATTTTCGCAGTAGCTATTACCCCAGATGGGCAAAACATTGTTTCCGCCAGTTGGGATAAGACAATTAGAATTTGGGATATTAATTCAGGCCAGCAATTAGCCGTTTTAAATGGACATGAAAATGGGGTGATTGCGGTGGCCATTACACCAGATGGGCAAAACATTGTTTCCGCCAGTTGGGATAACACAATTAGAATTTGGGATTTAGTTTCCGGATCTGAATTAAAAGTATTAAAAGGCCATGATTCTGGAGTAATTTCTGTGGCGATTACCCCCGATGGGCAAAATATTGTTTCTGGGAGTTGGGATAATACAATTCGGGTCTGGAATATGGCCGGTGAACCATTAAAAGTTTTAAAAGGACATCTGGATCGAGTTTGGTCTGTGAAAATTACCCCCGATGGCCAAAAAATTGTCTCCGGTAGTGGGGATAAAACGATTAAAGTTTGGAGTTTATCCGGTGAAGAATTAGCGGAATATAAAGGACATGAGTCAGGGGTACTTTCCATAGGCATATCCCCCGATGGCAAAACGATTATTTCTGCCAGTGATGACCGCACAATTCGTCTGTGGGATATGTCAGCCCAAGAACCGAAAATTCTAGGGATACATGACTCATATGTGATTTCCGTAGCCATTTCTCCAGACGGGCAAAAAATTGTTTCTGGTAGTGCGGATAAAACCATTCGACTTTGGGATATATCTCAGGATAAATTAACCGTATTTAAAGGACATGAATTGACGATTAATTCAGTGGCTATTACCCCCGATGGCCAAAAAATTGTGTCCGGTAGTGATGACCAGACAATTCGACTTTGGGATATGTCTGGTAAGCAATTAGCGGTGTTAAAAGGGCATCAGTCTGGGGTAATTTCTGTGGCTATTTCCCCGGACGGGAAACAAATTGTTTCTGGTAGTTCAGACAATACTATTCGACTTTGGGATATCTCCGGTAAGGACTTAGCTGTATTTGAAGGACATGAGGGGGCGGTGGTTTCCGTGGCTATTTCTCCCGACGGGAAACAAATTGTTTCTGGTAGTGATGATGGAACAGTTCGTTTGTGGAGTATTTCTGGGGAACAATTAGCGGTATTTACCGGCCATGAATCGGGGGTTTATTCCGTGGCTATTTCCCCAGACGGACAAAAAATTGTTTCGGGTAGTTTAGACAACAAAATTCGCATTTGGAATTTAGCGGGTCAGCCCCTCGCTATATTAAAAGGCCATGAGAATTATGTGCGATTTGTGGCTATAACCCCCGATGGCCAACATATTGTTTCCGCTAGTCAGGATAATACAATTAGAGTCTGGAATTTAGCCGGGGAAGAAGTAGGAATCTTACAAGGACATGAGGGCGGAGTTAATGCAGTGGCGATTACTTCAGATGGGCAGAATATTATTTCTGGCAGTGATGATAAAACGATTCTTTTGTGGCGAGGTTCTTGGTCTGGTTGGTTAGCCACAGGATGCGATCGCTTACGGTTACATCCAGTATTCTTAGAAACCGCATTTAACCGCCCAAATGTAGAATCAATCCGCTTGGATTTTTCCCAAAAATCAGAAACAGAAAATATCCCACTGGCAGCGGTAAAAACTTGTCAAGAACAGGTATGGAATAAACAGCAAACAGCCGATTTTTATGTGCAACAAGGTTTATTAATTGCCCGGTCAACGGGTGATTTTGCCTCCGCGAAAAAACAGTTTAAGCAAGCGCAACAGTTAGACCCAGAATTTTATTCTGCTTTAGAATTTAACCCAGAAACAAAAGCCAAGCAAATCGTGGTGTTAATGTTGCTCCAAGATGCAGAAAACCGGGCACAACAGGCAGATTTACCCGGCGCGATCGCCAAATTTAACCGGGCGAAAAATATCGATCCGGCTTTACCATTTGACCCGGAAACAAAAGCCAAACAAATCGTCGCGGCTACTTGGATGGCTCAGGCCGCTGCATCGATTCGCCAAGGAGATTTAGAGTTAGCGTGGAAACATTATCAACAGGCGCGGGAATTAGACCCTGAATTAGCAAAAGCCACTGTATGGGATTTAAATACAATCTGTTGGTATGGCACTTTACAAGGTTATGTTACTCAGGCGATCGCTGCTTGCGAAATAGCCGTAAAACGCGAACCCAATCATGGGGGAATGCGGGATAGTCGCGGGGTGGCGCGGGTTTTGACGGGCAATTATGCTGGGGCAATTTCTGATTTTGAGGCATTTATTAACTGGAGTGATAATGAGGTAGAAAAAAATCAACGTCAAGGCTGGGTAGATGCTTTGCGTCAGGGAAAAAACCCGTTAACGGAGGACGTGATAAAAGAGTTATTATTAGAATCCCACTAA